One stretch of Echeneis naucrates chromosome 11, fEcheNa1.1, whole genome shotgun sequence DNA includes these proteins:
- the nup153 gene encoding nuclear pore complex protein Nup153 isoform X3, with protein sequence MAATGGGKIRSRRYHIASKPYAKSKQQSGLISRVTDTVKSIVPSWLQKYFKNEDAPEGGGSVQGTDQNCRPPPPPSNGSEEGPPPLDGLDSPEPSTSNTEPSTSRASLNFQEYGLSRPPLSRSHLHFPPIDASLPTLGVPSTSSAPGPFSTGFSLVKEIKDNLSQHEDDNISTTSGFSSRASDKDVPTSKTASLPQLWSPEMDRTNSGPQPSQSSLKKPAFNLSVFGTSSNSTLNSTVLNSSQLGDSPFYPGKTTYGGAAAVRSSRTRPGTPYQAPVRRQIKAKPAGAQPCGVTSATARRILQSLERMSSPLADAKRIPAAASSPLSPSIDGSHLDISHFHSKKKRMDSPLPPVQKLVVPAAASVSGNRSVSFRPTLTPGVVSRTLDRTLQETPTRQSPHLPKATPGPSQSTMVSSGPTYPLSSTPAASSIASGGGKMKRERTSTRPSSKRPEEDDVAEVPNLPTISLPISTSALPTFSFSSPLPPLTTSTTISTPSNITAVTPSKESFTNKQPQTASTPPCVPFTFSSPIVKATAASPPCFSPSAGFTFSAPVAKIGPSLSNGKVASPTAAAVKPAANKSTEDFDGPFKPAKVLKQGSVLDLLKAPGFASPVAQTSPGPNSASQQTSTQSTAPSSTSTTTSSLPSSTGLGDLFKAPLNWTCDVCLVPNKPSDAKCVCCMAPQPNSSSSKTMDSKPSPTTSVVLESSNMNVTSTTTSTTGFGTIFSKPAETWDCDTCLVINKPDAVKCVACETAKPGTGLKPSLTLPSAFSAVKTVPTSTPPVSTGFIGFGDKFKKPEGAWECDTCLVQNKAADTKCVACMSAKPGASAETSSGASAESSSSASTAPVFGLGDKFKKPEGAWDCDVCLVQNKATDVQCVACQAAKPGASIEPKAFGSSFGSSTGATSGSSTSNSGGFKFGTSDSTSGSGSVGFKFGGSFSESSSSSSSSGGFKFGIPFGSSSSETTSKDTNASSGFKFGSSAEGFKFGVGSSDDKKSDQANTGSGFKFGTSSGIVFGTGSSSTESSSSKGGFTFGLSKPEEKATDTATSSSAGFIPPISSPEKIDSAATSNDTTTTNTSATNTTTANTTSLFGTPGEQSLATTTPQVGSAFGSLQADKESPPPTFTFGKPEGKKEGTASSTQSTFLYGAGANKDADATPATSGGFTFSKPTAPAEQPPVPFTFGKPANESETSTAEAPKPSFTFGQSATDSAGSAPKQAFSFMASNPTNSSNSTTSSSSTPTPSLFGGSTTSSTQAPAPSAAPSNFMFGQPAQTSSDAPPAKSFVFGQNQDSQLTAPSAAPVNSVAAQAPAPAPAQPFIFGASASAAAPTAAPSFSFGAAAPSAASSSAPSAAPSPFVFSSAPTGGFGATQTPSFGSSFGSPFTATPSQTPAFGAKPNATPVFGQHANSTPVFGAANSAPGGGFQFGGASGFGATNNTSGVFTFGVGSSASPAPSANPPIAPQSGAPGGGFNFSQPPTFNIGSTKTFTASPAGQQAIAGRKIKTAVRRRK encoded by the exons CAGTCAGGCCTCATCAGTCGAGTGACGGACACAGTAAAGAGCATCGTTCCTTCCTGGTTGCAGAAATACTTCAAGAATGAAGATGCTCCTGAAGGAGGGGGGTCTGTACAAGGGACAGACCAGAACTGCagacctcctccacctccctctaATGGCAGTGAAGAAGGGCCTCCTCCCCTCGATGGACTTGACTCCCCAGAACCGAGCACCAGTAATACAG AACCTTCAACCAGTCGGGCATCCTTGAACTTTCAAGAGTATGGTCTTTCTCGACCTCCACTGAGTCGCTCCCACCTCCATTTTCCCCCAATTGATGCCTCCCTCCCAACCCTAGGGGTTCCGAGCACCTCCTCAGCCCCTGGACCCTTTTCCACAGGCTTCTCCTTGGTCAAAGAAATCAAGGACAACCTCTCACAGCACGAAGATGATAATATCTCCACCACAAGTGGATTTTCCTCTCGAGCCTCTGACAAAG ATGTCCCCACATCCAAAACAGCATCACTTCCTCAGCTGTGGTCTCCAGAGATGGATAGAACAAACTCTGGGCCTCAGCCTTCTCAGTCCAGTCTGAAAAAGCCTGCTTTCAATCTGTCGGTCTTTGGAACATCTTCCAAT tcaaCATTAAACAGCACAGTACTGAACTCCAGCCAGCTTGGAGATTCACCTTTCTACCCTGGGAAGACCACATATGGTGGGGCAGCTGCAGTCAGGAGCTCTCGTACTCGTCCTGGAACACCGTACCAG GCCCCGGTGAGGAGACAGATCAAGGCTAAGCCTGCTGGTGCTCAGCCCTGTGGTGTGACCAGTGCCACAGCCAGACGCATCTTGCAGTCCTTGGAGCGCATGTCCAGCCCTCTGGCC GATGCAAAGAGAATCCCAGCAGCTGCCTCTTCCCCCCTTTCTCCA TCAATAGATGGCTCACATCTGGATATATCACATTTCCACTCAAAAAAGAAACGG ATGGATTCTCCCCTCCCACCAGTGCAGAAGCTGGTGGTTCCTGCTGCAGCCTCCGTGTCTGGAAACCGCTCCGTGTCTTTCAGACCTACTTTGACTCCTGGAGTAGTGAGCCGAACTCTGGACCGGACACTACAAGAGACG CCCACAAGACAATCACCACATCTCCCTAAGGCAACCCCAGGTCCATCTCAAAG CACAATGGTTTCCAGTGGCCCAACCTATCCTCTGTCCAGTACGCCTGCAGCCAGCAGCATTGCCTCTGGAGGGGGCAAGATGAAGAGAGAACGGACATCTACACGACCCTCATCTAAACGTCCTGAAGAGGATGAT GTGGCTGAAGTACCCAACCTTCCAACCATTTCCCTTCCCATTAGCACCTCCGCCTTGCCTACCTTCAgcttctcctcccctcttccacctctcaccacctccaccaccatcaGCACCCCCTCAAACATCACAGCTGTTACTCCTTCTAAGGAATCATTCACAAATAAG CAGCCTCAAACCGCCTCAACTCCTCCGTGTGTaccttttacattttcttctcctaTTGTCAAAGCAACTGCTGCTAGCCCACCTTGCTTTTCCCCTTCA GCTGGATTTACATTTAGTGCCCCTGTAGCAAAGATAGGTCCCTCACTGTCAAATGGAAAAGTGGCCtcgccaacagcagcagcag TGAAGCcagcagcaaacaaaagcacagaagATTTTGATGGGCCTTTCAAACCAGCCAAGGTCCTGAAGCAGGGCAGCGTGCTGGATCTTCTCAAAGCACCTG GCTTTGCCTCCCCTGTTGCTCAGACCTCCCCAGGCCCAAATAGCGCTTCCCAGCAGACCTCCACACAATCCACTGCCCCCTCCTCCACTTCTACCACCACATCTTCCCTTCCTTCTTCAACAGGGCTTGGGGATTTGTTCAAAGCCCCCTTAAACTGGACCTGTGATGTATGCTTGGTGCCGAACAAGCCATCAGATGCAAAGTGTGTTTGCTGTATGGCCCCACAGCCCAACTCATCCTCATCAAAAACTATGGACAGTAAGCCTTCACCTACAACCTCGGTTGTGCTGGAGAGCAGCAATATGAACGTGACCTCTACCACTACATCCACCACAGGTTTTGGCACAATCTTCTCGAAACCTGCAGAAACCTGGGACTGTGATACATGTCTTGTAATAAACAAACCTGATGCAGTAAAGTGCGTGGCCTGTGAAACAGCCAAACCAGGGACAGGACTTAAACCATCGCTGACTCTTCCCTCTGCATTCTCAGCTGTTAAGACTGTACCCACCTCCACACCCCCTGTTTCCACAGGGTTTATTGGATTTGGAGACAAGTTCAAAAAACCTGAAGGTGCATGGGAATGTGATACATGTTTGGTCCAAAACAAGGCTGCGGACACAAAGTGTGTGGCCTGCATGAGCGCTAAGCCAG GAGCATCAGCAGAAACCTCATCGGGGGCTTCAGCCGAATCCTCTTCTTCAGCCAGCACTGCTCCGGTGTTTGGGTTGGGAGATAAATTCAAAAAGCCAGAGGGTGCCTGGGACTGTGATGTCTGTCTTGTACAGAATAAGGCGACAGATGTACAGTGTGTTGCTTGTCAGGCAGCCAAACCTGGAGCTAGCATAGAGCCTAAAG CATTTGGCTCATCTTTTGGTTCATCAACTGGTGCGACTTCAGGCTCCTCTACCTCTAATTCTGGAGGATTTAAGTTTGGCACATCAGACAGTACctcaggatctggatctgtaGGGTTCAAGTTTGGGGGCTCATTTTCAgaatcttcatcatcatcatcatcatcagggggATTCAAATTTGGAATCCCATTTGGAAGCTCCTCATCAGAAACCACTTCTAAGGATACTAATGCCTCATCGGGGTTCAAATTTGGCAGTTCAGCTGAGGGCTTTAAATTTGGAGTTGGCTCAAGTGATGACAAAAAGTCAGACCAAGCCAACACAGGTTCTGGGTTTAAATTCGGGACAAGCAGTGGGATAGTTTTTGGAACTGGATCATCTAGCACAGAAAGCAGCTCCTCAAAGGGTGGCTTCACCTTTGGACTGTCAAAACCAGAGGAAAAAGCAACAGACACAGCCACTTCATCCTCTGCTGGTTTCATTCCTCCAATTTCCTCTCCTGAAAAGATCGACAGTGCTGCCACTTCTAACGACACCACAACAACTAACACCAGTGCAACCAACACCACAACTGCCAACACGACATCTCTTTTTGGGACACCAGGAGAGCAAAGTTTGGCAACCACCACACCACAAGTAGgttctgcatttgggtccttGCAGGCTGACAAAGAATCACCCCCTCCCACATTTACCTTTGGGAAGCcagagggaaagaaggaaggcACTGCTTCCTCTACTCAGTCTACCTTTCTGTATGGTGCTGGTGCAAATAAAGATGCAGATGCTACTCCAGCCACTTCAGGTGGCTTTACCTTCAGCAAGCCCACTGCTCCAGCAGAACAACCTCCAGTTCCGTTCACCTTTGGAAAACCTGCAAATGAGAGTGAAACATCCACTGCAGAGGCTCCAAAGCCCTCCTTCACCTTTGGACAAAGTGCtacag ATTCAGCTGGTTCTGCTCCAAAACAAGCATTTTCCTTTATGGCAAGTAATCCTACAAACTCCTCCAACTCAACCACCTCGTCGTCCTCAACTCCGACTCCCAGTCTTTTCGGCGGCAGCACTACCAGCTCCACCCAGGCTCCTGCTCCCTCTGCAGCTCCCAGCAATTTCATGTTTGGTCAGCCTGCTCAAACCTCAAGTGATGCTCCTCCAGCTAAATCCTTTGTGTTTGGCCAGAATCAGGACAGCCAGCTGACTGCTCCCTCAGCTGCTCCTGTAAACTCTGTTGCTGCTcaagctccagctccagctccagctcagcCCTTCATCTTTGGAGCTTCTGCCAGTGCTGCTGCTCCCACCGCTGCCCCGTCGTTCAGTTTTGGAGCAGCAGCACCCTCTGCTGCTTCATCTTCAG CTCCATCTGCAGCACCATCTCCATTTGTATTTAGCTCAGCTCCCACTGGTGGGTTTGGGGCCACCCAGACTCCTTCATTTGGCTCATCCTTTGGATCCCCTTTCACGGCCACACCCTCCCAGACCCCGGCCTTTGGGGCCAAACCCAACGCAACTCCTGTCTTTGGACAGCATGCAAACTCTACGCCTGTATTTGGAGCTGCTAATTCTGCTCCAG GTGGAGGCTTTCAATTTGGGGGAGCCAGTGGATTCGGAGCCACAAACAACACCTCAggtgtttttacttttggaGTTGGTTCCTCAGCTTCTCCTGCCCCCTCTGCCAACCCCCCCATTGCACCCCAATCAGGTGCACCTGGAGGTGGATTCAACTTCTCACAACCCCCTACCTTCAACATTGG GTCAACTAAAACCTTCACTGCCTCTCCTGCTGGACAGCAAGCAATTGCTGGGCGCAAGATCAAGACAGCAGTGCGGCGCAGGAAGTAG